In the genome of Blastopirellula marina, one region contains:
- a CDS encoding DNA alkylation repair protein — protein MADLETLRARKGAVRRSEVPSNVVTALNRGELESVNLVEFLVIDHVKLFKAVRPALSLADADAKKIALAIKRLSSEGVMQRLVATGAAFHETLEDSESREKVYQELTEHPSDVVRNWAAYMDAADANLTFSKRLQRARKFATDSNMGVREIAWMCVRFPAADAIVNDIERLYSFAKHKNYLARRFAIEVSRPCGVWCKHIPALKQRPEIAEELLSHCREDSEKYVQDSVANWLNDASKTRPDFVQDLCDRWRSENDSPHTKRITHRALRTLRKKA, from the coding sequence GTGGCAGACTTAGAAACACTGCGTGCCCGTAAAGGTGCCGTTCGACGGAGCGAAGTTCCGTCGAACGTTGTCACCGCGCTTAATCGAGGGGAACTGGAATCGGTCAACCTCGTCGAGTTTCTGGTCATCGACCACGTCAAACTTTTCAAAGCTGTCCGTCCTGCATTATCGCTTGCCGACGCGGACGCCAAAAAAATCGCCTTGGCCATCAAACGGCTCTCCTCGGAAGGAGTTATGCAGCGATTGGTCGCGACCGGTGCCGCTTTCCACGAAACGCTTGAGGACAGCGAATCGCGAGAAAAGGTCTATCAAGAGTTGACCGAGCATCCCAGCGATGTCGTACGAAACTGGGCGGCCTACATGGATGCCGCAGATGCGAACCTGACCTTCAGTAAACGTTTGCAGCGGGCTCGCAAGTTCGCCACGGATAGCAACATGGGCGTCCGGGAGATCGCTTGGATGTGCGTTCGCTTTCCGGCTGCCGATGCGATTGTCAACGACATTGAACGGCTCTATTCGTTCGCAAAGCACAAGAATTACCTCGCTCGTCGGTTTGCAATCGAGGTCTCACGTCCGTGCGGCGTTTGGTGCAAACACATTCCCGCTCTAAAACAACGCCCCGAGATCGCTGAAGAACTCCTCTCGCATTGTCGTGAAGACTCTGAGAAGTACGTTCAAGACTCGGTCGCCAACTGGCTGAACGATGCCAGCAAGACACGACCGGACTTTGTGCAAGACCTGTGTGACCGTTGGCGATCGGAGAATGACTCGCCCCATACAAAGCGAATCACGCACCGAGCCCTACGGACGCTTCGCAAGAAAGCTTAG
- a CDS encoding Dabb family protein, whose product MEKLTQIAHNVFFTLKDKSPEAQQKLVEACQKYLSGHPGCVFFAAGVLTEELNRPVNDRDFQVALHVVFDSLESQNAYQVAERHVQFIEENKENWETVRVFDSTVGS is encoded by the coding sequence ATGGAAAAACTGACCCAAATCGCTCACAACGTTTTCTTCACTTTGAAGGATAAGTCTCCTGAAGCTCAGCAGAAGCTCGTCGAAGCCTGCCAGAAATACTTGTCCGGCCATCCTGGCTGTGTCTTCTTCGCCGCCGGAGTGCTGACCGAAGAATTGAATCGCCCCGTCAATGATCGGGACTTTCAGGTTGCCCTGCACGTTGTCTTCGATTCGCTCGAATCTCAAAACGCCTACCAGGTCGCCGAACGCCACGTACAGTTCATCGAAGAGAACAAAGAGAACTGGGAAACGGTTCGTGTATTCGATTCGACCGTCGGCAGCTAA
- a CDS encoding FHA domain-containing protein, whose amino-acid sequence MSQKFGELVPVGGGDPIPLLKKTLLVGRRETCDVVLRFANVSSNHCQLYVKQGYWFVEDQNSRNGTKVNGKRVRETDKRIDPGTVIAIAKHEYELHYDPLELGATGPPPAENNVAEEILGKSLLERAGIGSARRKS is encoded by the coding sequence ATGAGTCAGAAATTTGGGGAGCTTGTCCCCGTCGGTGGGGGCGATCCAATCCCACTTTTGAAGAAAACACTCCTAGTCGGTCGTCGTGAAACCTGCGACGTCGTCCTTCGATTTGCCAACGTCTCGAGTAATCACTGTCAGCTGTACGTAAAGCAGGGTTACTGGTTCGTCGAAGATCAAAACAGCCGCAACGGCACGAAGGTGAACGGCAAACGGGTACGAGAGACCGATAAGCGAATCGATCCAGGTACCGTGATCGCGATTGCCAAGCATGAGTATGAGTTGCATTACGATCCGCTTGAACTAGGCGCCACCGGACCACCTCCCGCCGAAAACAACGTGGCCGAAGAAATCCTGGGCAAGTCCTTGTTAGAGCGTGCCGGAATCGGTAGTGCCCGACGTAAGTCCTAG
- a CDS encoding TIGR01212 family radical SAM protein (This family includes YhcC from E. coli K-12, an uncharacterized radical SAM protein.): MSSAAKSTWREAGLRYYAYSWYLRQRFGERIQKVSLDAKFTCPNVDGTVAKGGCTFCDNRSFSPSRREPIRDITDQLANGMTRLKRRYKVDKFIAYFQPATNTYASVDRLRPLYEQAIDHEKVVGLSIGTRPDCVAEDVMDLLEEFAGRTFMSVEYGMQTIHNKSLDWMNRGHHHDATIDGIERSRGRGFEICLHVILGLPGETHDEMMATAAEVARLDIDSVKIHNLYCVKNTKLADQVASGEVALMERQEYISTLVDFLERIPENVLVERTIGDAPPQFFVGPSWCLDKSAVLRAIDDELVRRDTWQGKFA, from the coding sequence TTGTCTTCGGCTGCGAAATCGACCTGGCGCGAGGCCGGGCTCCGTTATTATGCGTATAGTTGGTATCTTCGGCAGCGATTCGGTGAACGAATCCAGAAGGTCAGCCTCGACGCAAAGTTCACTTGCCCAAACGTCGACGGGACGGTCGCCAAAGGGGGGTGTACATTCTGTGACAATCGCAGCTTCAGCCCCAGTCGCCGCGAGCCAATCCGGGATATCACCGACCAGCTTGCCAACGGCATGACACGGCTGAAACGCCGCTATAAGGTCGACAAGTTCATCGCGTATTTCCAACCGGCGACTAATACCTACGCTTCGGTCGACCGTTTGCGACCTCTCTATGAACAAGCGATTGACCACGAAAAGGTGGTTGGTCTCAGTATTGGAACGCGTCCCGACTGTGTGGCCGAGGACGTGATGGACCTCTTGGAAGAGTTTGCCGGTAGGACGTTCATGTCGGTTGAGTACGGCATGCAAACGATCCACAACAAGTCACTCGATTGGATGAATCGAGGTCATCATCATGACGCGACGATCGATGGCATCGAACGGAGCCGAGGTCGCGGCTTTGAGATCTGCCTACATGTGATCCTCGGTTTACCCGGAGAAACGCATGACGAGATGATGGCCACTGCCGCCGAAGTGGCCCGTTTGGACATCGATTCGGTGAAGATCCACAACTTGTATTGCGTGAAGAACACGAAACTAGCCGATCAGGTCGCTTCCGGCGAAGTCGCGTTGATGGAGCGTCAGGAGTACATTTCGACGTTGGTCGACTTCCTGGAGCGTATTCCCGAGAACGTGCTGGTGGAGCGAACAATCGGAGATGCCCCACCTCAGTTCTTCGTTGGGCCAAGTTGGTGTCTCGATAAGTCGGCGGTTCTCCGTGCGATTGACGATGAACTGGTCCGCCGCGATACATGGCAGGGCAAGTTTGCTTAA
- a CDS encoding NIPSNAP family protein translates to MRTLFPLLRVAACLLMSTCFVLSSSAEERVYELRTYTTNEGKLDNLHARFRDNTMRIFERHGIENHVYWTPVGEGEDNTLVYIISHASNDAAKESWNGFREDAEWKKVAAESEKDGKILSKRPDAVYMEPTDFSPQNFESADEPRLFELRTYTTAEGRLPALLKRFRDGELKLFEKQGMTNVAYFTPQGTPNTLIYVVAHKDEDAMKKSWEGFRSDKEWQQLWENSTKDGKIVIKVDRQILRPVDYSPLK, encoded by the coding sequence ATGCGCACTCTCTTCCCTCTCCTCCGGGTCGCCGCCTGCCTTTTGATGTCCACCTGTTTTGTCTTGAGCAGTTCGGCCGAAGAACGTGTTTACGAGCTTCGCACCTACACCACGAACGAAGGTAAGCTCGACAATCTTCATGCCCGCTTCCGCGACAACACAATGCGAATCTTCGAGCGGCATGGCATCGAGAATCATGTGTACTGGACCCCAGTGGGGGAAGGGGAAGACAACACATTGGTCTATATCATTTCGCACGCAAGCAATGATGCCGCCAAAGAAAGCTGGAATGGCTTCCGAGAGGACGCGGAATGGAAGAAAGTCGCTGCGGAGTCGGAGAAGGACGGGAAGATTTTGTCGAAACGGCCTGACGCCGTTTATATGGAACCTACCGATTTTTCCCCTCAGAACTTTGAGTCAGCTGACGAACCACGATTGTTCGAGTTGCGTACTTATACCACTGCAGAAGGGCGTTTGCCCGCTCTATTGAAGCGTTTCCGAGACGGCGAATTGAAGCTGTTCGAGAAGCAAGGCATGACAAATGTCGCTTATTTTACCCCTCAAGGCACGCCGAATACGCTAATTTATGTGGTGGCTCATAAGGACGAGGATGCCATGAAGAAATCTTGGGAAGGTTTCCGAAGCGATAAGGAATGGCAACAATTGTGGGAGAACTCGACGAAGGACGGCAAGATTGTGATTAAAGTCGATCGCCAGATCTTGCGACCGGTCGATTATTCGCCACTCAAGTAA
- a CDS encoding M48 family metallopeptidase, giving the protein MPAPSGGLHSDKPNSTLHWNDRLPDGSASEQWKAPPQRPFPAPSQKEEHFERRLPISAPEFPSDGLRILKAFGPPVKKTEPTWAYKLGVAVVAMVMIALPLVYFTFVGSICYAISWYFSAGQYALLPGANMAVARLFVGGAIGVVGSVVVFFLLKPIFARPVNVIRTRSITPQSDPMMFAFVSRVCDVVGAPFPTRIDVSYDVNASASFRSGLRSIWKGNDLVLTIGVPLVASLTMRQFAGVLAHEFGHFSQGTGMRLTFVIRSISDWFARVVFERDEWDKALEMVCGPEFLPLAVVTWPARSCVWLSRQLLRLLMNIGLLVGGFLLREMEYDADRYEARVAGSDEFVRTSWRIQLAGYAWLHAQSQISQLVDRDIMIDDVALLVRHHIASMSDAIMEQVQRESKSGKSGLFDSHPSEASRSQNAKRENAPGIFTIEDDARNLFADFETMAKNVTWDLYCQLLRRTVKRQSLQDTQTVLMRYRIGVGTVRPWNEPDYY; this is encoded by the coding sequence GTGCCGGCTCCCTCGGGGGGGCTGCATTCCGATAAGCCGAATTCGACGCTCCATTGGAACGACCGGCTTCCGGATGGTTCCGCTTCCGAACAGTGGAAAGCGCCGCCGCAGCGACCTTTCCCGGCTCCCTCGCAAAAAGAGGAGCACTTCGAGCGGCGGCTGCCGATCTCGGCTCCAGAATTCCCCTCGGATGGGTTGCGAATTCTCAAAGCGTTTGGTCCCCCCGTTAAAAAGACCGAGCCAACTTGGGCTTACAAACTGGGCGTTGCGGTCGTTGCGATGGTGATGATTGCCTTGCCGCTGGTCTATTTCACCTTCGTTGGAAGTATTTGCTACGCGATCTCCTGGTACTTTTCGGCAGGGCAATATGCGCTGTTGCCTGGCGCGAATATGGCTGTGGCGCGGTTATTTGTTGGTGGAGCCATCGGCGTGGTTGGAAGCGTCGTTGTCTTCTTTCTTCTGAAGCCGATTTTCGCCCGCCCGGTGAATGTGATTCGGACCCGTTCGATCACACCGCAAAGCGATCCTATGATGTTCGCCTTCGTTTCGCGCGTGTGCGACGTGGTAGGGGCTCCTTTTCCAACGCGAATCGATGTCAGTTACGACGTGAATGCTTCGGCCAGTTTTCGATCGGGGCTGCGAAGTATTTGGAAAGGGAACGACCTGGTGTTGACCATTGGGGTTCCCTTGGTTGCTTCGCTCACAATGCGTCAATTTGCCGGTGTGCTGGCCCACGAATTTGGCCATTTTAGCCAGGGAACTGGCATGCGGCTTACGTTCGTTATTCGCTCGATCAGCGATTGGTTTGCTCGCGTTGTTTTCGAGCGAGACGAATGGGACAAAGCCTTGGAAATGGTCTGCGGCCCGGAATTTCTCCCGTTGGCGGTCGTGACATGGCCAGCACGCTCGTGCGTCTGGCTATCGCGGCAGTTGCTGCGGTTGTTGATGAATATCGGCCTTCTCGTCGGCGGTTTTTTGCTTCGTGAGATGGAATACGATGCCGACCGATACGAAGCCCGTGTGGCCGGAAGTGACGAGTTCGTTCGCACGAGCTGGCGTATTCAGTTGGCGGGTTACGCTTGGCTGCATGCCCAGTCGCAAATATCTCAACTGGTCGATCGTGACATCATGATCGACGATGTAGCTCTCTTGGTTCGGCATCACATCGCGAGTATGTCGGATGCGATCATGGAACAAGTTCAACGCGAGAGCAAGTCAGGAAAAAGCGGCCTGTTTGATTCGCATCCAAGTGAAGCCTCGCGCTCGCAAAATGCGAAACGTGAGAATGCGCCTGGTATTTTCACTATCGAAGATGATGCGAGAAATCTGTTCGCCGACTTTGAGACGATGGCCAAAAATGTCACCTGGGACCTCTACTGCCAACTCCTTCGCCGAACGGTGAAGCGACAATCTTTGCAAGATACGCAAACTGTTCTCATGCGTTATCGAATCGGCGTCGGAACCGTTCGCCCATGGAACGAACCGGACTACTACTAG
- a CDS encoding ATP-dependent zinc protease has product MPSKAQPVRLPIIGWREWVQLPDLGIAKVKAKIDTGARSSSIHAYDLKYEERDGEQWVRFKVHPRQRSSAAPVSTQAKVLEFRKVRSSNGHVTKRPVILTIVDLLGEKWEIEVTLANRDAMGFRMLLGREAIRGRLLVDSGASYLSGVPKRLKGKKGTNGTPATRNSEKPQRDAS; this is encoded by the coding sequence ATGCCGTCGAAAGCACAACCGGTCAGATTACCGATCATTGGCTGGCGAGAGTGGGTCCAACTCCCCGATCTCGGCATTGCGAAAGTCAAAGCCAAAATCGATACCGGTGCTCGCTCCTCTTCTATTCATGCGTATGACTTGAAGTACGAAGAGCGAGACGGTGAGCAATGGGTCCGTTTCAAAGTCCACCCTCGTCAGCGAAGCTCGGCTGCCCCGGTCAGTACCCAGGCCAAGGTCCTGGAATTTCGCAAAGTACGAAGTTCCAACGGTCACGTGACGAAGCGACCGGTGATCCTCACAATCGTCGATTTGCTCGGCGAAAAGTGGGAGATCGAGGTCACGCTCGCCAATCGCGACGCGATGGGGTTTCGGATGTTGTTAGGTCGCGAGGCGATACGTGGCCGCTTGCTGGTCGACTCCGGGGCTTCGTATCTTTCCGGTGTCCCCAAACGCCTCAAAGGAAAAAAGGGGACCAACGGAACACCGGCAACTCGAAATTCTGAGAAGCCTCAACGTGATGCCTCCTAG
- a CDS encoding RimK family alpha-L-glutamate ligase produces MKLGILSCNRNCYSTRRLREAAVERGHEVKVLNTLKFAIDLEQGEPDLYFRSKQLTSYDAVLPRIGASITYFGTAVVRQFEQMDVFPANSSSGITNSRDKLRSLQILSRHHIGIPQTTFVRDRADILPAIERVGGAPVVIKLIEGTQGVGVILADSVKIAEAIIETLHSTRQNVLVQKFVAESRGRDVRAFVVGDQVVAAMRRVAQGTEFRSNVHRGGSTEPVELDDQYRETAVRAAQIMGLRVAGVDMLESSSGPQVMEVNSSPGLEGIEHCTKLDIAGAIVDYIAAQVDFPEIDIRQRLTVSRGYGVTELRIPEGSEYCGKTIDASGLPDHDINVLTLYRGTSVIPNPRLKRTLEPGDRLLCFGKLDAMRGLIPEKIIKQRRPKVKKLSKKAFKGE; encoded by the coding sequence ATGAAGTTAGGGATTCTATCGTGCAACCGAAATTGCTACAGCACTCGTCGGTTGCGCGAAGCTGCCGTGGAACGAGGGCACGAGGTCAAGGTGCTCAATACGCTGAAGTTCGCAATCGATCTGGAACAGGGCGAGCCTGACCTTTATTTCCGTTCCAAACAGCTCACATCCTATGACGCGGTGCTGCCCCGGATCGGTGCATCGATCACTTATTTCGGCACGGCAGTGGTACGCCAGTTCGAGCAAATGGATGTGTTTCCGGCGAACAGTTCGTCTGGCATCACAAACTCACGCGACAAACTCCGTAGCCTTCAAATTCTTAGTCGGCATCACATCGGGATCCCTCAAACCACATTCGTCCGGGATCGAGCAGACATCCTGCCCGCGATTGAACGTGTTGGTGGTGCCCCAGTCGTTATTAAGTTAATTGAAGGTACGCAGGGGGTCGGCGTTATCTTGGCCGATTCGGTGAAGATTGCTGAGGCGATCATCGAAACCTTGCACAGCACGCGACAAAATGTGCTGGTTCAGAAATTCGTTGCGGAAAGTCGTGGACGCGATGTGCGAGCTTTCGTGGTAGGCGACCAAGTTGTTGCCGCAATGCGCCGTGTTGCGCAGGGGACCGAATTTCGTAGTAACGTTCACCGCGGCGGCTCGACGGAACCTGTCGAACTCGACGATCAATATCGCGAAACGGCAGTTCGTGCGGCTCAGATCATGGGGCTACGTGTGGCTGGCGTTGATATGCTCGAGAGTTCCAGCGGCCCTCAGGTGATGGAGGTGAATTCTTCACCTGGGTTGGAAGGCATCGAGCATTGCACGAAGCTCGACATTGCTGGTGCCATCGTTGATTACATCGCCGCACAGGTCGATTTCCCAGAGATCGATATTCGTCAGCGTTTGACTGTAAGCCGTGGTTATGGCGTGACGGAGTTGCGAATTCCAGAGGGTTCGGAATATTGCGGAAAGACGATCGATGCGTCTGGTCTGCCAGATCACGATATTAACGTACTAACGCTCTATCGCGGCACTTCCGTCATTCCCAATCCGCGATTGAAGCGAACTTTAGAGCCGGGCGATCGCTTGTTGTGCTTTGGAAAATTGGACGCGATGCGAGGTTTGATTCCTGAGAAGATCATCAAGCAGCGACGACCCAAGGTTAAGAAGTTGTCGAAGAAGGCCTTTAAGGGGGAATGA
- a CDS encoding putative transporter: MNWLLQLAETNPTAQAFAVISLVCMLGMILGSVRFKGIGLGTSGVLFAGIIVGNFSKPIDHETLDFLKELGLVLFVFCIGLQLGPGFFASLRKMGLQLNLLAASIVGLGAAVAVGLGWLMGLDHAAVLGLFSGATTNTPSLGAAQQTLTGMENVPPEEMVLPAMAYAVAYPFAVVGIIGTLLVLKSSFKIDPEAEAKEFESANANKSDPLVRRTFIIDNPNLEGVAIGAVPGRIESPVTVSRIRRSQHSEIEIATSSTTLSQGDTILAVGTREHLDQYQRVVGHAINEDLATMPGKVEYRKVIVTNSEVLGKTIEQLGLEQKHGVVVTRIIRGDLELTPDRELRFKFGDGVRLVGRKEDLKRASNLLGNSVNALNATHFVPFFAGIAAGIALGTMPINVPGLPEPLRLGLAGGPLLVAILVGRLGQIGPLVWHMPRNANLAIREFGIALFFASVGLMAGPKFFGIVFSSIGLQWLFAGALVTLIPLVTVGLFSRLVLRMNFVAISGLFAGSMTDPPALTFATNICQAESPAVTYAAVYPLTMVLRIMTVQILAVLFFG; this comes from the coding sequence ATGAATTGGCTACTTCAACTCGCTGAGACTAATCCAACTGCCCAGGCGTTTGCCGTCATCTCTTTGGTGTGCATGTTGGGAATGATCCTGGGAAGTGTTCGCTTCAAAGGAATTGGGTTGGGGACCTCAGGCGTTCTCTTCGCTGGCATCATCGTTGGCAACTTCAGCAAACCAATTGATCACGAGACGCTCGACTTCCTGAAGGAGTTGGGACTTGTCTTATTCGTTTTTTGTATCGGACTTCAATTGGGCCCAGGCTTTTTTGCCTCGTTGCGAAAAATGGGGCTGCAACTAAATTTGTTGGCGGCAAGTATCGTTGGGCTTGGTGCGGCGGTAGCCGTTGGGCTTGGCTGGCTAATGGGGTTGGATCACGCGGCAGTGCTGGGTTTGTTTTCCGGAGCGACGACCAATACGCCTTCGCTGGGTGCCGCTCAGCAAACGCTAACGGGTATGGAAAACGTTCCGCCCGAGGAAATGGTTCTGCCTGCGATGGCTTACGCGGTCGCGTATCCGTTTGCCGTTGTGGGGATTATCGGGACATTGCTGGTCTTGAAGAGTAGCTTTAAGATCGATCCCGAAGCAGAAGCGAAAGAGTTCGAGAGTGCGAATGCGAACAAATCTGATCCTCTCGTTCGGCGAACGTTTATCATCGATAACCCCAATCTGGAAGGCGTTGCGATCGGAGCCGTTCCTGGTCGAATCGAAAGCCCGGTGACGGTTTCTCGTATTCGCCGATCGCAGCATTCCGAGATTGAAATCGCGACAAGCAGCACGACTCTCAGTCAGGGCGACACCATCCTGGCGGTCGGAACGCGTGAACATTTAGATCAGTATCAACGCGTAGTTGGACATGCGATTAACGAAGACTTGGCGACCATGCCGGGCAAAGTGGAATACCGCAAGGTGATTGTCACCAATTCGGAAGTACTCGGCAAAACGATCGAGCAATTAGGGCTTGAGCAAAAGCACGGAGTGGTTGTCACGCGTATCATTCGCGGTGACTTGGAACTGACGCCGGATCGTGAGTTGCGATTTAAATTTGGCGATGGCGTGCGTTTAGTTGGTCGGAAGGAAGATCTCAAGCGCGCGAGTAACTTGCTGGGCAATTCGGTTAACGCATTGAATGCGACGCATTTCGTTCCCTTTTTCGCAGGAATCGCGGCTGGGATTGCGCTGGGAACGATGCCCATCAACGTTCCCGGCCTGCCTGAGCCGCTGCGGCTGGGGCTTGCCGGCGGCCCGTTGCTCGTCGCAATCCTGGTTGGTCGATTAGGGCAGATCGGACCGCTGGTCTGGCACATGCCACGTAATGCCAACTTGGCGATCCGCGAGTTTGGTATCGCATTGTTCTTTGCGAGTGTCGGCTTGATGGCAGGACCGAAGTTCTTTGGGATTGTCTTTAGCTCGATCGGTTTACAGTGGCTCTTCGCTGGGGCGCTCGTGACCTTGATTCCGCTGGTGACGGTAGGGTTGTTCTCGCGGCTGGTCCTGCGGATGAACTTCGTCGCGATATCAGGTTTGTTCGCTGGCAGTATGACCGATCCACCTGCGTTGACCTTTGCCACCAACATTTGTCAGGCCGAGTCGCCGGCGGTGACCTATGCGGCTGTTTACCCGCTGACGATGGTCTTGCGAATCATGACCGTGCAGATCCTGGCCGTGCTCTTCTTTGGTTAG
- a CDS encoding lysylphosphatidylglycerol synthase transmembrane domain-containing protein: MKKHLLTLLRFLVPGAILAYLLWTIGSDPENLDAVRQIFSGKTHWTSVGFAFGCALAALSLTFLRWYLLVISVGISFNLKDAFRLGFLGYMLNFVGLGGVGGDLFKGFMLAKANPEKRPEAVSTIFMDRLIGLYALFVVTSLAALSLDLESATPAIRTMVYFVHGASFAGLIGLTIAVLPGFSRGSLREFLESIPKLGGIFKRVFSAIGMYRRRPRYLAIIAVLSLGVHSLFSLAAYFLAAGLFGVHPSVFEMMIITPLAMVFAAIPISPGGMGTLELAFTELYTSVPAEEMTRASAITVALGFRVLTIGLAFIGAIFYWTNRATVDQTMAEVNAEEETLEHLAEESDESFERTVRLEPH, encoded by the coding sequence GTGAAAAAACACCTTCTCACTTTACTACGTTTTTTGGTACCCGGAGCGATCCTTGCCTACCTGTTATGGACGATCGGCAGCGATCCCGAAAACCTGGATGCGGTTCGTCAGATCTTTAGTGGTAAGACTCATTGGACTAGTGTTGGGTTCGCGTTCGGATGTGCGTTGGCTGCCCTTTCGCTGACCTTTTTGCGCTGGTATCTGTTGGTCATTTCGGTGGGAATCTCGTTCAATTTAAAAGATGCTTTCCGACTTGGTTTCCTCGGATACATGCTCAACTTTGTCGGCCTGGGCGGCGTCGGTGGCGATTTGTTCAAAGGCTTCATGCTGGCCAAAGCAAATCCCGAGAAAAGGCCGGAAGCCGTGTCAACGATTTTTATGGATCGACTGATTGGGCTCTACGCTCTGTTTGTCGTGACATCTCTTGCCGCGTTGAGTTTAGATTTAGAGAGTGCCACGCCTGCAATTCGGACAATGGTTTATTTCGTCCATGGCGCGTCTTTCGCTGGGCTGATTGGTTTGACGATCGCGGTGCTGCCAGGATTTTCGCGTGGGTCGCTGCGTGAGTTCCTGGAATCGATCCCGAAGCTAGGCGGCATCTTCAAACGAGTTTTCTCGGCAATTGGAATGTACCGTCGCCGTCCCAGATACTTGGCGATCATCGCCGTGTTGAGCCTGGGTGTGCACTCGCTGTTTTCCTTAGCGGCCTATTTCCTGGCGGCTGGATTGTTTGGGGTTCACCCAAGCGTGTTCGAGATGATGATCATCACGCCGCTGGCAATGGTCTTCGCAGCGATTCCGATCTCGCCGGGTGGGATGGGAACGCTCGAGTTGGCATTCACCGAACTTTACACAAGTGTGCCGGCGGAAGAGATGACACGAGCCAGTGCGATTACCGTTGCGTTAGGCTTTCGCGTACTGACGATTGGCTTGGCATTTATCGGAGCGATCTTCTACTGGACCAATCGCGCTACCGTGGATCAAACGATGGCAGAAGTTAACGCTGAAGAGGAGACGCTGGAGCACCTGGCCGAGGAATCCGACGAATCATTTGAGCGGACTGTGCGGCTGGAGCCTCACTGA
- a CDS encoding right-handed parallel beta-helix repeat-containing protein, with translation MRRFALVLLLVFSASNARGGDIFVNNVSGDDRNTGRTNSISEGSGGPISTIAKALRIARKGDRIILTNTGVPYKESISLQGGDNSGFDFAPFIIQGNGAVLDGTAPIQIEDWKFVQGDVYCFAPTYKQYQQLYLDGKPAKRIKVESRNQLDKLEPMTWDLVDGMIFFCSEKDVDPGNYRITYTAHRTGITLYEVRNVQIVDLTVQGFQLDGINAHSNCYNTELVSITSRGNGRSGVSVGGASKVTISRSLLGDNATVQLRGEGFSKTTVLDSTLLENTAPATYQKDARIEIDGEPISEAPAAQSAQMIRRIPRPGAPASPLQR, from the coding sequence ATGCGACGTTTCGCCCTTGTCTTACTGCTGGTCTTCTCCGCATCGAATGCACGCGGCGGTGATATCTTTGTGAATAACGTCAGCGGCGACGATCGCAACACAGGCCGCACGAATTCGATATCTGAGGGATCTGGCGGCCCCATTTCGACAATCGCCAAAGCACTGCGAATCGCGCGCAAAGGTGATCGGATCATCTTGACCAACACCGGAGTTCCCTACAAGGAATCGATCTCGCTGCAAGGCGGCGACAATAGTGGCTTCGACTTCGCTCCCTTCATCATTCAAGGCAACGGAGCAGTCCTCGATGGAACGGCGCCAATCCAGATCGAAGATTGGAAATTCGTGCAAGGGGACGTTTACTGCTTCGCCCCAACCTACAAGCAATATCAACAACTCTACTTGGACGGTAAACCGGCTAAGCGGATCAAAGTCGAAAGCCGTAATCAGCTCGACAAGCTCGAGCCGATGACCTGGGACTTGGTCGACGGAATGATCTTCTTCTGCTCTGAAAAAGACGTCGATCCAGGCAATTACCGAATCACTTACACGGCTCATCGAACCGGTATCACACTGTACGAAGTCCGTAACGTGCAGATCGTCGATCTTACCGTACAAGGCTTCCAACTCGACGGCATCAACGCCCACAGCAATTGTTACAACACCGAGTTAGTTTCAATCACTTCGCGCGGCAACGGCCGCAGCGGCGTGTCGGTGGGTGGTGCCTCGAAAGTCACAATCAGTCGCTCGCTGCTGGGCGATAACGCCACGGTTCAGCTCCGTGGCGAAGGCTTTTCTAAGACGACCGTTTTGGACAGCACTTTGTTAGAGAACACGGCTCCGGCAACCTATCAGAAGGACGCTCGCATCGAGATCGATGGCGAACCAATCAGTGAGGCTCCAGCCGCACAGTCCGCTCAAATGATTCGTCGGATTCCTCGGCCAGGTGCTCCAGCGTCTCCTCTTCAGCGTTAA